One region of Phragmites australis chromosome 18, lpPhrAust1.1, whole genome shotgun sequence genomic DNA includes:
- the LOC133899040 gene encoding uncharacterized protein LOC133899040, whose protein sequence is MLVLINKFLRSKDRAGSDGKQQHEMPPESEHLCMPGCVPVRAKRAAAATTTVTTTARTSRHNFVKAAASGLLAGAQFTNHESLPALPEAYSEFVAAFPQYGTLSRADAIRDEEYQHLDRHVCLDYTGMNLFSHAQMNSSLPSTSAAPPASSGAWQPPFFDIAYKSTSLRTQVQCGDGAKGAAGIGSAIRKRIMASLKILEDEYSMVCTANRTTAFRLLAESYSFQSGKQLLAVYDYESEAVGAMAESARRRGADVTSASFAWPSMRIHAADLRKKLARGRRRGGRGLFVFPLASRMTGARYQYLWMRAAHEQGWHVALDACALGTKDLDTFGLSLIRPDFIVCNFFKVFGENPSGFAGLFVKKSSLAALERSVIARSIGIVSIVPARRWSLREGYSTELEHSLSFPKLAEPAADDVDIETTSSFSGPLSSTAITRSRTLQADVTDNGDAPEIREVDTAENGGVYPDEPKESAEDDDETEQLAKEEGKGSESVMEVECRGLDHADALGLIAIGNRLRCISNWLVVAMQKLRHPHAESGHQLVHVYGPRVKFDRGPSLAFNVFDWKGERVAPPLVQKLADRHNISLTCGFLRNIWFSDKYEAERNVLEHRIAGDAGALSAGGKSRKDAGGDLGILVVNASLGFLSNFEDAYRLWAFVAKFLDADFVEKERWRYTALNQRTVEV, encoded by the coding sequence ATGCTCGTGCTCATCAACAAATTCCTCAGGAGCAAGGACAGAGCAGGCAGCGACGGCAAGCAGCAGCACGAGATGCCACCGGAGAGCGAGCACCTGTGCATGCCCGGCTGTGTGCCGGTGCGCGCCAAGcgggccgcggcggcgacgacgaccgTTACCACGACGGCAAGGACGTCGCGGCACAACTTCGTCAAGGCCGCGGCGTCCGGTCTGCTCGCGGGAGCGCAATTCACCAACCACGAGTCGCTTCCGGCGCTGCCGGAGGCCTACTCTGAGTTCGTGGCCGCGTTCCCGCAGTACGGCACGCTCTCTCGGGCTGATGCCATCAGGGATGAGGAGTACCAGCACCTCGACCGGCACGTGTGCCTGGACTACACCGGCATGAACCTCTTCTCGCACGCGCAGATGAACTCGTCCCTGCCGTCCACGTCCGCGGCACCGCCGGCGTCGTCGGGCGCGTGGCAGCCGCCCTTCTTCGACATCGCGTACAAGTCCACGAGCCTGCGGACGCAAGTGCAATGCGGGGACGGCGCCAAGGGAGCTGCGGGCATCGGCTCGGCTATCAGGAAGCGGATCATGGCGTCGCTCAAGATACTCGAGGACGAGTACAGCATGGTGTGCACGGCGAACCGGACGACCGCGTTCCGGCTCCTGGCGGAGTCCTACTCGTTCCAGTCCGGAAAGCAGCTCCTCGCCGTGTACGACTACGAGAGCGAGGCGGTGGGGGCCATGGCCGAGAGCGCGCGCCGCCGTGGCGCGGACGTGACGTCCGCGAGCTTCGCGTGGCCGAGCATGAGGATCCACGCCGCCGACCTCCGGAAGAAGCTGGCcaggggccggcggcgcggcggccgagggCTGTTCGTGTTCCCCCTCGCGTCCCGCATGACGGGAGCGAGGTACCAGTACCTGTGGATGCGCGCGGCGCACGAGCAGGGGTGGCACGTGGCGCTGGACGCGTGCGCGCTGGGCACCAAGgacctcgacacgttcgggctCTCGCTCATCCGCCCCGACTTCATCGTGTGCAACTTCTTCAAGGTGTTCGGCGAGAACCCCTCCGGCTTCGCGGGGCTCTTCGTCAAGAAGTCCAGCCTCGCCGCGCTTGAGCGCTCCGTGATCGCGCGCAGCATCGGCATCGTTAGCATCGTCCCCGCCCGCCGCTGGTCCCTCCGCGAAGGTTACTCCACCGAGCTGGAGCACTCGCTCAGTTTCCCCAAGCTCGCCGAGCCGGCCGCGGACGACGTCGACATCGAAACCACTAGCTCCTTCTCCGGCCCGCTCAGCTCCACCGCCATCACTCGCAGCAGGACTCTGCAGGCCGACGTGACAGACAACGGCGACGCACCGGAGATCCGTGAGGTCGACACGGCAGAGAACGGCGGCGTGTACCCGGATGAACCGAAAGAATCAGCAGAAGATGATGACGAAACAGAGCAGCTGGCCAAGGAAGAAGGCAAGGGTAGCGAGAGCGTGATGGAAGTGGAGTGCAGGGGCCTGGACCACGCGGACGCGCTGGGGCTCATCGCCATCGGCAACCGGCTGCGGTGCATCAGCAACTGGCTGGTGGTGGCCATGCAGAAGCTGCGGCACCCGCACGCGGAGAGTGGGCACCAGCTGGTGCACGTGTACGGGCCGCGCGTCAAGTTCGATCGGGGGCCGTCGCTGGCGTTCAACGTGTTCGACTGGAAGGGCGAGCGGGTGGCGCCGCCGCTGGTGCAGAAGCTCGCCGACCGCCACAACATCTCCCTCACCTGCGGCTTCCTGCGCAACATCTGGTTCTCAGACAAGTACGAGGCTGAGAGGAATGTCCTGGAGCACAGGATCGCCGGCGACGCCGGTGCTTTGAGCGCTGGTGGCAAGAGTAGGAAGGATGCCGGCGGCGACTTGGGGATCTTGGTGGTGAACGCGTCGCTCGGATTCCTGAGCAACTTTGAGGACGCGTACAGGCTGTGGGCATTCGTGGCCAAGTTCTTGGACGCCGACTTCGTGGAGAAGGAGAGGTGGAGGTACACCGCGCTCAACCAGAGGACGGTCGAGGTGTAG